Proteins co-encoded in one Chiroxiphia lanceolata isolate bChiLan1 chromosome 21, bChiLan1.pri, whole genome shotgun sequence genomic window:
- the GLE1 gene encoding nucleoporin GLE1, producing the protein MESWQLRFETLEALRLSSKGQLNYCRHWQEDEGTLEGCVAPIELSPYCGWVLDSISGQSAPEITPSGTSTPKQSTPVSKRASAERVPPGSHRSSSPPSSAEPSETKGNDHLSPLETDQEVSPAVLSSKVAKVEGCIRMYEEMHRLKAKERLRQRQEEQEQMVRAAYAQASEQLKRFDELRELKRHQEFQELQEVMEKSSKEAQGQQEKLKEEHRHRAKILNLKLREAEQQRQRQEELERLRKEEGQERLRRLYSIQEELLQLNQQIDPNYRHKDLPRIDLSAYSNRGNQICGLVSGLIRTTSERGFPSQADVANTERALQEMRGLISSMQQEITAALEEKKRKDEEEERQKQKELEKKEQMKSQTPAPAQQSGGKQQKEGLQVKTEESIMQWYQQLQDATEQCVASFSEIGNCKGNTEVKKIKTNLQKAATIPVSQISSISGSKLREVFDKINNLLSGKAVQTEGQTVSVTQHPQGLEFVYYKLAEKFVKHGEGEVSFHHDSAFPIAVVLSGIWELHPRVGDIFLAHLHKKCPYAVPFYPARKEGTSMEEYQRMLGYEVHDSKVEEQDHFLKRMSGMIRLYAAIIQLRWPYGNKQGAHPHGLSYGWRWLAQMLNLEPLADVTAMLLLDFLEVCGSALVKQYGIQFWKTMFFIQKSYIPRIEAVTSAGQMGCLSRLKSFVQKCLQEKEIPVPKGILTPSFWRT; encoded by the exons ATGGAGTCGTGGCAGCTCCGCTTCGAGACTCTGGAGGCTCTGCGCCTCTCCAGCAAGGGCCAGCTGAACTACTGCCGCCACTGGCAGGAGGATGAG GGTACCTTGGAAGGGTGTGTGGCTCCCATTGAGCTCTCCCCGTACTGCGGCTGGGTGCTGGACAGCATTAGTGGGCAGTCAGCCCCAGAAATCACACCCTCCGGGACTTCTACGCCCAAACAATCCACCCCCGTCTCAAAACGGGCATCCGCGGAGAGGGTCCCGCCTGGCAGCCACCGGAGCTCTTCACCCCCTTCATCCGCAGAGCCGAGTGAGACCAAG GGAAATGATCATCTCAGTCCCCTGGAAACGGATCAAGAAGTCTCTCCAGCAGTTCTGTCATCCAAAGTTGCAAAAGTCGAAGGCTGCATTCGAATGTACGAGGAGATGCACAGGCTGAAAGCAAAG gagaggctgaggcagaggcaggaggagcaggagcagatggTGAGGGCAGCCTATGCCCAGGCCAGCGAACAGCTGAAGCGCTTCGATGAACTGCGGGAGCTGAAGCGGCATCAGGAGTTCCAAGAGTTGCAAGAAGTAATGGAGAAGAG CTCAAAGGAAGCTCAGGGGCAGCAAGAGAAGTTGAAGGAAGAACACCGACACAGAGCAAAG ataTTGAACCTCAAACTGCGTGAGGcggagcagcagaggcagcgccaggaagagctggagcGTTTGCGCAAGGAAGAGGGGCAGGAAAGACTGCGTCGCCTTTATTCCatccaggaggagctgctgcagctcaacCAGCAGATTGATCCCAACTACAGGCACAAAGACTTGCCCAGAATCGACCTGTCTGCCTACAGCAATCGTGGCAACCAGATCTGTGGGCTGGTGTCAGGGCTCATCCGTACCACGAGTGAG AGAGGTTTCCCTTCTCAAGCAGACGTGGCCAACACTGAGCGAGCCCTGCAGGAGATGCGGGGGTTGATATCCAGCATGCAGCAGGAAATCACTGCGgccctggaggaaaaaaagaggaaagatgaagaggaagagagacagaagcagaaggaattAGAGAAGAAAGAGCAGATGAAGAGTCAGactcctgcccctgcacagcAGTCAgggggaaagcagcagaaggaag ggCTTCAagttaaaacagaagaaagtatTATGCAGTGGTACCAACAGCTTCAAGATGCTACTGAGCAGTGTGTTGCTTCTTTCAGTGAAATTGGAAACTGCAAAGGCAACACTGAG gtgaagaagataaaaacaaacCTGCAGAAAGCAGCTACAATCCCTGTGAGCCAGATCTCCAGCATATCAG GCTCTAAGCTGAGAGAGGTGTTTGACAAGATCAATAACCTCCTGTCTGGGAAGGCTGTTCAGACTGAAGGGCAGACGGTGTCGGTGACTCAGCATCCACAGGGGCTGGAGTTTGTTTATTACAAACTTGCAGAGAAATTTGTG AAACACGGAGAAGGAGAAGTATCTTTCCACCATGATTCAGCCTTCCCAATTGCTGTGGTGCTCTCAGGAATCTGGGAATTACACCCTCGAGTCGGTGACATCTTCTTAGCTCATCTGCACAAAAAGTGCCCCTATGCTGTGCCATTTTACCCTGCTCGGAAAGAGGGGACTTCCATGGAAGAGTATCAGAG GATGCTTGGATATGAAGTTCATGATTCTAAGGTGGAAGAACAAGATCATTTTCTCAAAAGGATGTCAGGAATGATTCGTCTCTACGCTGCCATCATTCAGCTCCGGTGGCCTTATGGAAACAAGCAAGGG GCACATCCTCATGGTCTGAGCTACGGGTGGCGCTGGCTTGCACAGATGTTGAatctggagcctctggcagatGTGACAGCTATGCTGCTCTTGGATTTTCTGGAG GTGTGTGGCAGTGCTCTGGTGAAGCAGTACGGCATTCAGTTCTGGAAAACAATGTTCTTCATCCAGAAATCCTATATCCCAAG AATTGAAGCCGTGACCAGCGCTGGCCAGATGGGCTGCTTATCACGTTTGAAGAGTTTTGTGCAG AAATGTCTACAGGAGAAGGAAATTCCAGTACCAAAGGGCATTCTGACACCTTCCTTTTGGAGAACATAA